CTTTGCCCAGCAAACTGGCGTCCAGGTCAAGCAACTCTATAATTCAAATAGAGTCAATTATCAACTTTGAATTCCCCACGACACGTTTGTGGGGATTTTTAAACTTAGAAGAGGGTAAAGGAGGATATAGACATGAAACTTCGTGAACAAATGCCAGAATTAGCAGGCGCAACAACTTGGTTAAATGGTGAAGTAACTAAAGCAGATTTAGTAGGTGAAAAGCCAACATTAATTCATTTTTGGTCAGTTAGCTGCCATCTATGTAAGGAAGCAATGCCAGATGTAAATAATTTCCGCGACCAATTCAAGAATGAGCTAAATGTTGTAGCAGTACATATGCCGCGCTCAGAGGCAGATACTGATTTAGACACAATTAAAGCAGTAGCCGCAGAGCATGATATTGTACAACCAATCTTTGTAGATAGTGAAATGAAGCTAACAGATGCTTTTGAAAACCAATATGTGCCAGCATATTTTGTGTTTGATAAAGATGGTCAGCTTCGTCATATGCAAGCTGGTGGTAGCGGTATGAAAATGCTAGAAAAACGTGTAAACCGTGTATTAGATGAAATGCGCAATGCTGAATAAGATTATGATGGGACGAGAATAAATACACATTCTCGTCTTTTTTGTTTTTTAAAGTGGCTCAGGGTTAATTGAAATGTGTTTGGATTTGAAAAGAGCTAGGAGCTGAGCGAGAAGTGGCTGGAGCGGATCAATAAGTGGGTAGACCTGAGGTTAGTATAAAAAGTGGACACGGAAAACTGAGAGTAGCTATGATAGAAATAACTATTTTAAAGGACGTGTACCGAATGACTAAAAAAATAACCCAAGAATATCGTGATTATGTTGTGAAATTAGTAGTAGAAGAAAATCGAAAAGTAACAGAATTATCGTATGAATTAGGGCTTGGGGAATCTTCTATTCACCGCTGGGTAAAAAAGTATCGTGATGGAAAAAAGCAAGAAAATGGCGACGTGAGATATATAACCCCTTCGGAGCTAAAGAAGCTAGAAGCAACTTATGAAAAGCAACTTCGTGACTTAGAAGAGGAGAATGCAATTCTAAAAAAGGCGATGCACATCTTTGCCAAAAACCCGCAGTAGTGTTTGAATTTATTGAAGCGCATAAACAGGAGTTTTCGATTGTAAAGATGTGCCGTGTTCTAAAAGTATCGACGAGTGGCTATTATAAATGGTTGGCAAAACAGGCAGCACCGATAACAGAAAAAGAAGAATATAAAATGAAAGTCACACAAAAAATTAAACAATCGTTTCATGAAAGCTATGGTACGTATGGCAGCCCGCGAGTACATAAAGATCTGTTGGAATGGGGTTATCCTCTTTCACAAAAAACAGTGGCAAACATCATGCGAGGACTGGAACTGTGCGCAACACAGCCGAGAAGCTATGTGACGACAACAGATTCAAATCATGATGCACTGGTGTATCCTAATATACTGAAACGCATGTTTTATGTGGAAGAACCAGATCAAGTATGGGTCGCTGATATTACCTATATCCGAACGCTGGAGGGATGGGTGTATTTAGCGAGTATTATGGATTTGTATTCTCGTAAAATTGTAGCGTGGGAAATGGCCGATCATATGAAAGTAGATTTAGTGTTAATAGCTTTGAAAAAAGCGTTCTTCATACGCCGACCAAAAAAAGGACTCATTCATCATTCAGACCGTGGGGCGCAATACTGTTCAACGGAATATATCGAACTTTTAAAAAAGCATGGTTGCCAAATTAGTATGAGTAAAAAAGGTGATCCGTATGACAATGCCTGCATTGAATCGTTTCATGCGACCATAAAAAAAGAAATGATTTATCGCCAAAAATTCCAAACAAAGAAAGCAGCCTTCAAAGCGATAAATGGTTATATTTCAAATTTTTATAATGAACATAGAAGACATTCGACCCTTGGCTATCGTTCACCGAACCAATTTGAACGCTTGACGTTTCAGAAACACGCAAGTTAATCTCAAAACCGTTTCAAGCGATGGAAATCAATTGTTCAAGCTCTTTGAACAATTGACTTCCATTGCCCACCAAACGCAGTGCGGTAGCTTTGAAGCTCTCACTTTTTTATGTCCACTTTCTTGACAGAAGACCAGACCAGAGCGGAAAAGGGGTGAAGCTGATCAAAAGGTGGGCAGACCTGAGCGAAAAAGAGCTGAAACTGATCAAAAAGAGCACCAACCTGATCAAATAGTGGGTAAACCAGAGCGGAAAAGAGTTGGAGCTGATTAGAAAGAGTGTAGACCGGAGCGGAAAAGGGCTAAGGCTGATCAAAAGGTGGGTAGACCAGAGCGAAAAAAGGGTGGAGCTGATCAGAAAGAGTGTAGACCGGAGCAGAAAAAGGCTAGAGCTGATCAAAAGGCGGGAAGACCTGAGCGAAAAAGAGCTGGAACTGATCAAAAAGAGCACCAACCTGATCAAAGCGTGCAGTTCCCTGAGCAAAAATCAATTAAAACGATCTTTCGCATTTTCAACCAAACATCTCCAATGTTGCCGAATTGAAACCTTCTTTGACGATACATATAATCAAGAATACGTTACAATAATGTTATAGTAGTTTTCGGAGGGATTTTTATGATGAAAAAAGAGTTTGCTGTCATTGGACTTGGGCGTTTTGGAGGGAGTATTGTTCGCGAGTTAATGAGTCAGGGTGCACAGGTTATGGCGATTGATCATTCCTCGGAGCGTGTGGATGAGTTTGCTTCCATCGCCACTCAGGCTGTTATCGCGGATTCGACCGATGAATCGGTCCTAAATTCATTAGGTATTCGAAATTTTGAGCATGTAATTGTTGCAATTGGTGAAGATATTCAGGCCAGTATTTTAACAACTATTATTTTAAAGGAAATTGGTGTACAGCAAATTACAGTCAAGGCCCAAAATGATTATCATGAAAAGGTGCTACGCAAAATTGGTGCTGATTTTGTTGTTCACCCTGAGCGTGATATGGGGATACGGATTGCCAATAATATGCTATCTAATACAGTTCTTGATTATTTAGAGCTTTCGGATGAACACTCGATTATGGAGTTAAAGGCAAATGATGCAATTGCAGGCTACTCCATTATGGATTTAGATATTCGTGCAAAATACGGTATTAACATTGTTGGCATCAAGCGTGGCCCAGATATAATTGTCTCACCACAGGCTAGTGACAAAATTTTACTAGGGGATATTATGCTTGTTATTGGGGCTGATGTAGATATTAACCGCTTTGTGAAAAAGGCATTAAATGGGTAGTGTCCAATGAACAAACGTAGATGGAGATTAGTCATTTTCGCAGCAATTATACTGATTATTGCGTTTACCATGCAGTTTCAAGAAAAAAATAAGGAAGCAGCCATTTCAGCCATTTTGGATCAGGCAGCACAAATAGATAGCATCGAGCTTTTTAAAGGAGAGCAATCTATCATTCGCTTAACAGGTGAGGATGCAGCTACCTATCACGAAAAATATCCGCTAAGTCATGTTAGGAATTTGAGCAAAAAAGAAAGAGCTATCTTTGAAGAGAAACCAGCCTATCGGATTGTTTACAACATAAAAGATAAACCGCTATATGAGGTAGACATTTTAAAGGTAGCAATTAGCTCTGAGCTAAATGAAGAACTCCAGCAAATGGTTTTTCGTGTGGAGGATCAGCAATATTTAATATACTGGGCAAAAGAGAAGAAAGCACTTGAACAATCTACAAGCACGCAGCTTTTACTCGAACAATATGGAAAATAAAGAGGATAGTGACACAGCTATGGCTGTCATCACTACCCTTTTTTTCTTAGGATACAATAGTGGCTTTTCCTTGAAGTGCACGTTCTTGCATAGTTACATCAAACTCTTTTTCAGATTTTGACACTACAACACAAGCTACACCATTCCCAATTAAATTTGTTACAGCACGAGCCTCAGACATAAAACGATCAACACCGATTAAAAGTGCTATTCCTTCCACAGGAATCATTGGGAACGCAGCTAAAGTTGCTGCTAATGTGATAAATCCTGATCCTGTTACACCAGCTGCACCCTTAGAAGTAATCATTAAAATTCCAAGTAGTGTAATGATTTGTATCCAAGTGAGCTCCATTCCATATGCTTGTGCAATAAACAATGCAGCCATTGATAGGTAGATGGAAGTTCCGTCAAGATTGAAGGAATACCCAGTAGGAACAACTAAACCTACAACCTGCTTCGAGCAACCGAAATTTTCAAGCTTTCGCATCATAGATGGTAAAGCTGATTCAGAGGAGGATGTACCGATAACTAAGAAAATCTCATCTTTGATGTATGCGATAAATTTAAAGATATTAAACCCAAAGAATTTTGCAATGGCTCCTAAAATAAAGACAACAAATATAAACATTGTAATATACACAGCAGCCATTAATAGACCTAGGTTACCTAGTGATTTTAAACCAAAATTTCCAATCGTATAGGCCATTGCACCAAAAGCTCCGATTGGTGATATTTTCATGACCATACTTACAATTTTGAAGAAAATCTCTGCCACTTGCTCAAAGAATGAGATTACTGGTTTTGCGGGTGCACCAATTGAGGCAGCAGCTAAACCAAATAAAATAGCAGAGAATAAAACAGGTAATAGTTGACCAGTTGCCAGTGCACCTACTACATTTTCTGGAATAATACTTGAAATGAATGCACCTAAGCCTTGCTCAGTTTCAGCCGCAGCTGTTGTATATTTGGAAATATCAGCTTCAGATGCACCTGATGTATCTAAACCTGTACCAGGACTTACAATTAAAGCAACAGCAATTCCGATTGCTAGGGCAATTGTTGATACTATTTCGAAGTAAAGTAATGCCTTCCCTCCAATTTTCCCTACCTTTTTCATATCTCCCATACTGCCGATTCCAATAACTACTGTTAAGAAGATAATTGGAGCGATTAACATTTTAATCAATTTAATGAATAGATCTGCTAGGATTTTTAAGCTGGCACCAAACTCAGGGAACATTGCCCCTACAATAATTCCAAGGATGATAGCCGCTATAACCTGAACAGTCAAATTTTTCAGTAATTTCATTTTACGCTACCTCTTTTCTAAATTTTCTTTTTGATATCGTTTTCACTAGAGATATCATAGCGAATACTTTTAAAAAAAAGAGATTTAGAAAATAAGAAACATATCGTTCATTAAGTACATTTGCTTGCATTCACATGTAAATGTAGTATTTTCAATATCTTTCACTGTTATGGTACGCTAGTGTTAATTAATTATTGTTATAATACAAAAGTAAAAAGTGATAAAAAAACATGTTTTGTATCATTTTTTTGTAATATTGTTCATTAAGTTCAATATTTTCTCCTACTTATGTCGACTAAAGGTGTTGTCAAAAGAATTTATTGCAGATAATCTTAAAAACATATCATGAATATGGTGTGCTACTGATTATGAGAATGCAGATTGGAAAGGAAGGAATTTTTAAATGATGAAAATGCCTGTAAACGGCAAGATATTGTTAGTGACATTTTTAATCATTGCACTCTCCTTTTTACTAGGTGGTATTTTTGTACTCGGTAACTTATTATCTGAGCAAGAAAAAGATTTTGGTCAGCGTGCTATGCTTGTTGCACGAACTGTATCAAATGTACCAGAGCTAAGTGTACATTTGAAAAATGACAATATGAAAGAAGCTGCCAAAAATATTAATAAAATTGTAGATGGTATTAGGGTCATTAATAAGGCAGAGTATATTGTTGTGATGAATATGGAGCGCATTAAACTATCCCATCCAGTAAGTAAAGAATTAGGGCGGCGAAGTGAGTCGCAGGATTTGAATGCAGCATTTAGTGAGCATTATTATGTATCGAAGGCACGTGGAGAATCGGGTGTCATGATACGGGCATTTGTTCCGATTATCAATGACAAAAAAGAACAAGTGGGCATTGTAGTAGTTGGCTATTCATTACCAACGCTGCTAGAAATGCTGCAAAGTTATGAGCGAGAAATTTTTATTACGATTGTTATTTCGTTGATTTTCAGTATTTTAGGCGCATATACACTTGGACGACATATAAAAAAACAAATGTTTGGGCTTGAACCTCATGAAATTGCAAAGATGTATGTGGAAAGAACAGAAACCTTTAATGCGATGCATGAGGGAATAATAGCCGTTGATAAGGAAATGAATATCACCATTTTTAATGAAAAAGCGGCTGACATATTAGGCGTCACTAGGAATATAGAGGAATGTATTGGTCAAAAGATTTATAATGTTTTGCCTGATACTCGTCTGCCTGAAATTGTTGAAACGGCAACACCTGTTTATGATCAGGAGCTTTACATTAATCATCATAGTATTTTAAGTAATCGGGTACCAATTATTGTGAATAATGAGCTAGTCGGTGCAGTTGCCATGTTTAAGGATTTAACAGCAGTGAAAAAGCTTGCGGAGGAGGTAACAGGTGTAAAAGCCTTTGTTCAAGCATTACGTGTACAAACCCATGAGCATAAAAATAAGCTTCATACGATTGCAGGACTTCTGCAATTGGGACATACAAAGCAAGCTCTTGAATATGTAACAGCCACTACCGAAAATGAAGCATCTTTAACGAAGTTTTTGAATGAACGTTTTCATAATGAAAATATTTCAGGTTTATTATTAAGTAAGGTAAGCTATGGCAAAGAACTAGGGATTGAGGTTGAAATTGACCGAAAAAGTCATTTTAAACGCTTTCCGCCTCTTTTAGATCATCATGATTTTGTTGTTTTACTCGGAAATTTAATCGAAAATGCCTTTGAGGCTTTAAATGTCCTTTCAAAGGATGATAAATATGTAGCTATCTCTGTAGATGAGCATGATGGTGTATTAGCAATAGGCGTTTCTGATAATGGGATCGGAATGTCCAAAGAGGTGCAGGCTCGTATGTTTGAAAATGGATTTTCGACAAAGGCTAGTGAGAATCGGGGCATTGGCTTGCATTTAATCTTTGAAATTGTAAGAAAAGGCAATGGAGATATTGAAGTAGTGAGTGAATTTATGGAAGGAACAAGTTTCTTAATCTTATTTGAGTTAGGAGAAGAATAGATGGATGTAATAAATGTCTTACTAATTGAAGATGATCCAATGGTACGAGAAGTGAACAGACAATTTATTGAGCAAATCAAGGGCTTTTCATTAATCGGCTATGCTTGCAATGGTATTGAGGGAATTCAAAAGATTAGGCAATTAACCCCGCAGCTTGTCTTTATGGATATTTTTATGCCAGAGCAAGATGGCATTATTACGTTAGGGAAAATCCGAGAGGAGCATCTTCCTGTTGATGTAATCGCTGTAACTGCTGCAAATGATATGCCCACTGTGCAGCGTATTTTACACCTGGGTGTCTATGATTATATTATGAAGCCATTTACGTTTGAGAGAATTGAGCAGACTTTGAAAAATTATCAAAACTACAGAAAGAAAATAAGCGATATGCAGGATTTAACCCAACATGATGTCGATCATTTAATGCAGCAACGTCTTCCAGTGCAAGTGGCAGTTTCAACAGGGAAGGGTGCTATTCTTATAGAAGAGCTACCAAAAGGGTTTAATCGAGCTACGTTAGATAAGGTGCTTGCATATATTCAAGAAAGTGGTGGAGCAGTATCTGCGGAGGAGGTATCAACTTATATAGGTACAGCACGAGTTACAGCTCGACGCTATCTAGACTTTTTGGAAAAGCAAAATCTATTGAAAGTAGATATCCAATATGGAAGCGTAGGACGTCCTATTCATCGTTATTATATTTAATGCTTATTCCCTAATTTCGTTAAATATTGATTGATTTCCCTTTAATAGTTG
This genomic stretch from Lysinibacillus pakistanensis harbors:
- a CDS encoding TlpA family protein disulfide reductase, producing MKLREQMPELAGATTWLNGEVTKADLVGEKPTLIHFWSVSCHLCKEAMPDVNNFRDQFKNELNVVAVHMPRSEADTDLDTIKAVAAEHDIVQPIFVDSEMKLTDAFENQYVPAYFVFDKDGQLRHMQAGGSGMKMLEKRVNRVLDEMRNAE
- a CDS encoding transposase, coding for MTKKITQEYRDYVVKLVVEENRKVTELSYELGLGESSIHRWVKKYRDGKKQENGDVRYITPSELKKLEATYEKQLRDLEEENAILKKAMHIFAKNPQ
- a CDS encoding IS3 family transposase produces the protein MFEFIEAHKQEFSIVKMCRVLKVSTSGYYKWLAKQAAPITEKEEYKMKVTQKIKQSFHESYGTYGSPRVHKDLLEWGYPLSQKTVANIMRGLELCATQPRSYVTTTDSNHDALVYPNILKRMFYVEEPDQVWVADITYIRTLEGWVYLASIMDLYSRKIVAWEMADHMKVDLVLIALKKAFFIRRPKKGLIHHSDRGAQYCSTEYIELLKKHGCQISMSKKGDPYDNACIESFHATIKKEMIYRQKFQTKKAAFKAINGYISNFYNEHRRHSTLGYRSPNQFERLTFQKHAS
- a CDS encoding potassium channel family protein, with product MKKEFAVIGLGRFGGSIVRELMSQGAQVMAIDHSSERVDEFASIATQAVIADSTDESVLNSLGIRNFEHVIVAIGEDIQASILTTIILKEIGVQQITVKAQNDYHEKVLRKIGADFVVHPERDMGIRIANNMLSNTVLDYLELSDEHSIMELKANDAIAGYSIMDLDIRAKYGINIVGIKRGPDIIVSPQASDKILLGDIMLVIGADVDINRFVKKALNG
- a CDS encoding dicarboxylate/amino acid:cation symporter, which gives rise to MKLLKNLTVQVIAAIILGIIVGAMFPEFGASLKILADLFIKLIKMLIAPIIFLTVVIGIGSMGDMKKVGKIGGKALLYFEIVSTIALAIGIAVALIVSPGTGLDTSGASEADISKYTTAAAETEQGLGAFISSIIPENVVGALATGQLLPVLFSAILFGLAAASIGAPAKPVISFFEQVAEIFFKIVSMVMKISPIGAFGAMAYTIGNFGLKSLGNLGLLMAAVYITMFIFVVFILGAIAKFFGFNIFKFIAYIKDEIFLVIGTSSSESALPSMMRKLENFGCSKQVVGLVVPTGYSFNLDGTSIYLSMAALFIAQAYGMELTWIQIITLLGILMITSKGAAGVTGSGFITLAATLAAFPMIPVEGIALLIGVDRFMSEARAVTNLIGNGVACVVVSKSEKEFDVTMQERALQGKATIVS
- a CDS encoding ATP-binding protein gives rise to the protein MMKMPVNGKILLVTFLIIALSFLLGGIFVLGNLLSEQEKDFGQRAMLVARTVSNVPELSVHLKNDNMKEAAKNINKIVDGIRVINKAEYIVVMNMERIKLSHPVSKELGRRSESQDLNAAFSEHYYVSKARGESGVMIRAFVPIINDKKEQVGIVVVGYSLPTLLEMLQSYEREIFITIVISLIFSILGAYTLGRHIKKQMFGLEPHEIAKMYVERTETFNAMHEGIIAVDKEMNITIFNEKAADILGVTRNIEECIGQKIYNVLPDTRLPEIVETATPVYDQELYINHHSILSNRVPIIVNNELVGAVAMFKDLTAVKKLAEEVTGVKAFVQALRVQTHEHKNKLHTIAGLLQLGHTKQALEYVTATTENEASLTKFLNERFHNENISGLLLSKVSYGKELGIEVEIDRKSHFKRFPPLLDHHDFVVLLGNLIENAFEALNVLSKDDKYVAISVDEHDGVLAIGVSDNGIGMSKEVQARMFENGFSTKASENRGIGLHLIFEIVRKGNGDIEVVSEFMEGTSFLILFELGEE
- a CDS encoding response regulator gives rise to the protein MDVINVLLIEDDPMVREVNRQFIEQIKGFSLIGYACNGIEGIQKIRQLTPQLVFMDIFMPEQDGIITLGKIREEHLPVDVIAVTAANDMPTVQRILHLGVYDYIMKPFTFERIEQTLKNYQNYRKKISDMQDLTQHDVDHLMQQRLPVQVAVSTGKGAILIEELPKGFNRATLDKVLAYIQESGGAVSAEEVSTYIGTARVTARRYLDFLEKQNLLKVDIQYGSVGRPIHRYYI